The proteins below come from a single Psychrobacter sp. FDAARGOS_221 genomic window:
- the fdhD gene encoding formate dehydrogenase accessory sulfurtransferase FdhD → MIATTHDTRQRQQQPTPEGEATSMPVSAADEERNVPVILLARSHLIHRDYLKKASDSKKASSLKQVNSSKQASSHQNPAQSSVLKQKALVDSHDSNGLDLHSGEGSVKKAPGYFDPTCLTESLAVEAAVAIVINGIHYAVLMASPSELEYLALGFLFSEGLIERSQHLLDWEVTQITSASDMQAFSPNDADKSPTLEQLQQQLQDYDAYVVELTLNQRSHQRIQAQRRQLAGRTGCGMCGMTGLSQALPDLSQYQKPITNRPELDYLLSMRQQIDAAQTTHQLTGAVHAAATLYQGQLYIFEDVGRHNALDKLIGWQLRQQAEIDCVVMTSRLSIELVQKAVRSKLPWLVGMSAPTSTAVRVAQRYGLGLAGFLRDNRVTYYSE, encoded by the coding sequence ATGATAGCCACCACTCACGATACAAGGCAGCGGCAACAACAGCCAACACCAGAGGGTGAGGCTACATCAATGCCAGTGTCGGCAGCTGATGAAGAGCGAAATGTGCCGGTGATACTACTGGCACGTTCACATCTTATTCATCGTGATTATTTAAAAAAGGCAAGCGACTCAAAAAAAGCAAGTAGCTTAAAACAAGTAAACAGCTCAAAACAAGCAAGCAGCCATCAAAACCCTGCTCAAAGCAGTGTGCTTAAACAAAAAGCTTTAGTTGATAGTCACGATTCTAATGGCTTGGATCTGCATTCAGGTGAGGGCAGTGTAAAGAAAGCACCTGGCTATTTTGACCCCACTTGTTTAACTGAAAGTCTGGCTGTTGAAGCCGCAGTTGCTATCGTTATTAACGGCATTCATTATGCAGTATTAATGGCGAGCCCCAGTGAGCTTGAGTATTTGGCGTTGGGCTTTTTATTCAGTGAAGGTTTGATTGAGCGCAGTCAACACTTGCTTGATTGGGAAGTAACACAGATAACCAGTGCATCAGATATGCAGGCGTTTAGCCCTAACGATGCTGATAAATCGCCAACGCTTGAGCAACTACAGCAGCAGCTACAAGACTATGATGCCTATGTGGTTGAGTTAACCCTCAATCAGCGCAGTCATCAACGTATTCAAGCACAGCGTCGGCAACTGGCAGGTCGAACCGGCTGCGGTATGTGTGGTATGACAGGGCTTAGCCAAGCGCTACCTGATTTGAGTCAATATCAAAAACCCATCACTAATAGACCAGAGCTGGACTATCTATTGTCTATGCGTCAGCAAATCGATGCGGCGCAAACCACGCACCAATTAACCGGCGCGGTGCATGCAGCCGCTACTTTGTATCAGGGTCAGCTGTATATCTTTGAAGATGTTGGTCGTCATAATGCACTAGATAAGCTGATTGGTTGGCAATTGCGTCAGCAAGCAGAGATTGATTGTGTGGTGATGACCTCAAGGCTGTCTATTGAGCTGGTACAAAAGGCGGTGCGCTCAAAGCTACCTTGGCTAGTGGGCATGTCTGCTCCGACCAGCACAGCGGTACGTGTGGCGCAACGCTATGGGTTGGGGCTGGCAGGATTTTTAAGAGACAATCGGGTGACCTATTATTCTGAATAG